A single Vigna radiata var. radiata cultivar VC1973A chromosome 8, Vradiata_ver6, whole genome shotgun sequence DNA region contains:
- the LOC106771165 gene encoding granule-bound starch synthase 1, chloroplastic/amyloplastic-like isoform X1, with translation MATMASYAASNHVWSVEAKVKSSVLVSLNRQELKYDGLRSLDKVFVRNKHASKTRSSLSAKSGKSGRERVLGKIECGMNLIFVGAEVAPWSKTGGLGDVLGGLPPALAGHGHRVMTVSPRYDQYKDAWDTSVTVEVKVADRIETVRFFHCYKRGVDRVFVDHPCFLAKVWGKTGSKLYGPRAGEDYEDNQLRFSLLCQAALEAPRVLNLNSSKYFSGPYGEDVIFIANDWHTALLPCYLKSMYQNRGIYRNAKVAFCIHNIAYQGRHAFEDFPLLNLPNEYRSAFDFTDGHLKPVKGRKINWMKAAIIESDLVLTVSPYYAQELVSGEDRGVELDNIIRKSGISGIVNGMDIREWSPKTDKFIDMHFDTTTVMEAKCLLKEALQAEVGLPVDRDIPLIGFIGRLEEQKGSDILVEAIPKFIDQDVQIIILGTGKKSMEKQIEELEEIYPDKARGIAKFNGPLAHKIIAGSDFIIIPSRFEPCGLVQLHSMPYGTVPIVSSTGGLVDTVKEGFTGFHMGAFHVDCEAVDPDDVEKLASTVKRALETYGTPVMQKIINNCMAQDFSWKGPAKQWEKVLLSLDVAGSEAGIEGDEIAPLAKENVATP, from the exons ATGGCAACGATGGCATCCTACGCGGCATCAAACCACGTCTGGAGTGTGGAGGCGAAAGTGAAATCATCTGTTCTGGTGAGCCTGAACCGGCAGGAATTGAAATACGATGGATTGAGATCTCTGGACAAGGTGTTTGTGCGAAACAAGCATGCGAGCAAAACGAGAAGCTCTTTGTCTGCTAAGAGTGGGAAAAGTGGACGTGAGAGGGTTTTGGGAAAGATCGAATGTGGGATGAACTTGATCTTCGTGGGAGCTGAGGTGGCACCTTGGAGTAAAACTGGGGGACTTGGTGACGTTCTCGGAGGACTTCCACCAGCTTTGGCC GGGCATGGACACCGTGTTATGACAGTGTCACCACGCTACGACCAATACAAGGATGCATGGGACACTAGTGTGACCGTAGAG GTCAAAGTTGCTGATAGAATAGAGACTGTTCGTTTCTTTCACTGCTACAAGCGAGGTGTTGATCGTGTTTTTGTGGACCACCCATGTTTCCTTGCGAAG gtGTGGGGCAAGACCGGTTCAAAACTCTACGGCCCTAGAGCTGGAGAGGATTATGAAGATAACCAACTTCGATTCAGCTTGTTATGCCAG GCTGCACTTGAGGCACCAAGGGTTTTGAACTTAAATAGCAGCAAATATTTCTCGGGACCATATG GTGAAGATGTGATCTTTATTGCCAATGATTGGCACACTGCTCTTCTTCCATGCTACTTGAAATCAATGTACCAGAACAGGGGGATTTATAGAAACGCAAAG GTTGCATTTTGTATTCATAACATAGCCTACCAGGGTAGGCATGCCTTTGAAGACTTCCCTCTTCTCAATTTACCTAATGAATACAGGAGCGCTTTTGACTTTACTGATGG GCATCTTAAGCCTGTGAAGGGGAGGAAAATTAACTGGATGAAGGCTGCAATAATAGAATCGGACCTAGTGCTCACTGTAAGCCCATATTATGCCCAGGAACTTGTTTCCGGAGAGGATAGAGGTGTAGAATTGGACAATATAATTCGCAAAAGTGGCATCTCTGGTATCGTGAATGGCATGGATATTCGGGAATGGAGTCCAAAAACTGATAAATTCATAGATATGCACTTCGATACAACAACT GTCATGGAAGCAAAATGCCTGCTGAAAGAGGCCCTTCAAGCAGAGGTTGGCTTACCTGTAGACAGGGATATCCCTCTGATAGGCTTTATCGGTAGGCTTGAAGAGCAGAAAGGTTCAGATATTCTTGTGGAAGCTATCCCAAAGTTCATTGACCAGGATGTTCAGATCATAATTCTT GGAACTGGCAAAAAGAGCATGGAGAAGCAAATTGAGGAGCTAGAGGAAATTTATCCGGACAAGGCCAGAGGGATAGCAAAATTCAACGGTCCCTTGGCTCACAAGATTATTGCTGGATCTGACTTCATAATTATCCCAAGTAGATTTGAACCCTGTGGTCTAGTTCAGTTGCATTCTATGCCATATGGAACG GTGCCAATAGTTTCTTCCACCGGTGGACTCGTTGACACCGTTAAAGAAGGATTTACTGGATTCCACATGGGTGCATTCCACGTAGAC TGTGAGGCGGTTGATCCTGATGATGTGGAAAAGTTAGCATCTACCGTAAAGAGAGCCCTTGAAACCTATGGTACCCCAGTCATGCAAAAGATTATCAACAACTGCATGGCCCAAGACTTTTCATGGAAG GGACCAGCCAAACAATGGGAAAAAGTGTTGTTGAGCCTAGACGTTGCTGGCAGTGAAGCTGGAATTGAAGGTGATGAGATTGCTCCTCTTGCAAAGGAAAACGTTGCCACTCCTTGA
- the LOC106771165 gene encoding granule-bound starch synthase 1, chloroplastic/amyloplastic-like (The RefSeq protein has 2 substitutions, 1 non-frameshifting indel compared to this genomic sequence), translating to MATVSTASYAASNHVWSVEAKVKSSVLVSLNRQELKYDGLRSLDKAFVRNKHASKTRSSLSAKSGKSGRERVLGKIECGMNLIFVGAEVAPWSKTGGLGDVLGGLPPALAGHGHRVMTVSPRYDQYKDAWDTSVTVEVKVADRIETVRFFHCYKRGVDRVFVDHPCFLAEVWGKTGSKLYGPRAGEDYEDNQLRFSLLCQAALEAPRVLNLNSSKYFSGPYGEDVIFIANDWHTALLPCYLKSMYQNRGIYRNAKVAFCIHNIAYQGRHAFEDFPLLNLPNEYRSAFDFTDGHLKPVKGRKINWMKAAIIESDLVLTVSPYYAQELVSGEDRGVELDNIIRKSGISGIVNGMDIREWSPKTDKFIDMHFDTTTVMEAKCLLKEALQAEVGLPVDRDIPLIGFIGRLEEQKGSDILVEAIPKFIDQDVQIIILGTGKKSMEKQIEELEEIYPDKARGIAKFNGPLAHKIIAGSDFIIIPSRFEPCGLVQLHSMPYGTVPIVSSTGGLVDTVKEGFTGFHMGAFHVDCEAVDPDDVEKLASTVKRALETYGTPVMQKIINNCMAQDFSWKGPAKQWEKVLLSLDVAGSEAGIEGDEIAPLAKENVATP from the exons ATGGCAACGATGGCATCCTACGCGGCATCAAACCACGTCTGGAGTGTGGAGGCGAAAGTGAAATCATCTGTTCTGGTGAGCCTGAACCGGCAGGAATTGAAATACGATGGATTGAGATCTCTGGACAAGGTGTTTGTGCGAAACAAGCATGCGAGCAAAACGAGAAGCTCTTTGTCTGCTAAGAGTGGGAAAAGTGGACGTGAGAGGGTTTTGGGAAAGATCGAATGTGGGATGAACTTGATCTTCGTGGGAGCTGAGGTGGCACCTTGGAGTAAAACTGGGGGACTTGGTGACGTTCTCGGAGGACTTCCACCAGCTTTGGCC GGGCATGGACACCGTGTTATGACAGTGTCACCACGCTACGACCAATACAAGGATGCATGGGACACTAGTGTGACCGTAGAG GTCAAAGTTGCTGATAGAATAGAGACTGTTCGTTTCTTTCACTGCTACAAGCGAGGTGTTGATCGTGTTTTTGTGGACCACCCATGTTTCCTTGCGAAG gtGTGGGGCAAGACCGGTTCAAAACTCTACGGCCCTAGAGCTGGAGAGGATTATGAAGATAACCAACTTCGATTCAGCTTGTTATGCCAG GCTGCACTTGAGGCACCAAGGGTTTTGAACTTAAATAGCAGCAAATATTTCTCGGGACCATATG GTGAAGATGTGATCTTTATTGCCAATGATTGGCACACTGCTCTTCTTCCATGCTACTTGAAATCAATGTACCAGAACAGGGGGATTTATAGAAACGCAAAG GTTGCATTTTGTATTCATAACATAGCCTACCAGGGTAGGCATGCCTTTGAAGACTTCCCTCTTCTCAATTTACCTAATGAATACAGGAGCGCTTTTGACTTTACTGATGG GCATCTTAAGCCTGTGAAGGGGAGGAAAATTAACTGGATGAAGGCTGCAATAATAGAATCGGACCTAGTGCTCACTGTAAGCCCATATTATGCCCAGGAACTTGTTTCCGGAGAGGATAGAGGTGTAGAATTGGACAATATAATTCGCAAAAGTGGCATCTCTGGTATCGTGAATGGCATGGATATTCGGGAATGGAGTCCAAAAACTGATAAATTCATAGATATGCACTTCGATACAACAACT GTCATGGAAGCAAAATGCCTGCTGAAAGAGGCCCTTCAAGCAGAGGTTGGCTTACCTGTAGACAGGGATATCCCTCTGATAGGCTTTATCGGTAGGCTTGAAGAGCAGAAAGGTTCAGATATTCTTGTGGAAGCTATCCCAAAGTTCATTGACCAGGATGTTCAGATCATAATTCTT GGAACTGGCAAAAAGAGCATGGAGAAGCAAATTGAGGAGCTAGAGGAAATTTATCCGGACAAGGCCAGAGGGATAGCAAAATTCAACGGTCCCTTGGCTCACAAGATTATTGCTGGATCTGACTTCATAATTATCCCAAGTAGATTTGAACCCTGTGGTCTAGTTCAGTTGCATTCTATGCCATATGGAACG GTGCCAATAGTTTCTTCCACCGGTGGACTCGTTGACACCGTTAAAGAAGGATTTACTGGATTCCACATGGGTGCATTCCACGTAGAC TGTGAGGCGGTTGATCCTGATGATGTGGAAAAGTTAGCATCTACCGTAAAGAGAGCCCTTGAAACCTATGGTACCCCAGTCATGCAAAAGATTATCAACAACTGCATGGCCCAAGACTTTTCATGGAAG GGACCAGCCAAACAATGGGAAAAAGTGTTGTTGAGCCTAGACGTTGCTGGCAGTGAAGCTGGAATTGAAGGTGATGAGATTGCTCCTCTTGCAAAGGAAAACGTTGCCACTCCTTGA
- the LOC106770901 gene encoding glucan endo-1,3-beta-glucosidase 11, with product MDDHSTFPRFFVIFFITTVALPATTVVSIGINYGQIANNLPSPDDAVALVKCVGATKVKLYDADPRVLKAFANTGVEVMVGLGNEYLSRMKDPTKAQAWIKTNLQPYLPATKITSIFVGNEVLTFNDTSLTSNLLPAMQSVHTALVNLALDKQITVTTTHSLAVLQTSYPPSAGAFRPDLAPCLAPILSFQVKTGSPFLINAYPYFAYKANPKQVPLDFVLFQPNQGMVDPSSNLHYDNMLFAQIDAVYSALDSLGYGKLPVHISETGWPSKGDEDEAGANLENAKKYNGNLIKMAMSNSKKGTPSRPNSDLNIYVFALFNENMKPGPTSERNYGLFKPDGTPAYPLGFSLASTPNDPVNNSTSTGTSPRPPTSSTGYLSISSASSLERCCLVGASLWFLVTVVILKC from the exons ATGGACGACCATTCCACATTCCCTCGCTTCTTCGTCATCTTTTTCATTACCA CCGTAGCACTTCCTGCAACTACTGTCGTCTCCATTGGGATAAACTACGGTCAAATCGCCAACAATCTTCCCTCACCGGACGACGCAGTGGCGTTGGTCAAATGCGTCGGAGCAACCAAAGTGAAGCTCTACGATGCAGATCCGAGGGTTCTTAAGGCGTTCGCCAACACCGGAGTGGAAGTAATGGTGGGTCTGGGCAACGAGTATTTGTCCAGAATGAAAGATCCAACCAAAGCGCAGGCATGGATCAAAACCAACCTACAACCCTACCTTCCAGCCACTAAAATCACCTCAATCTTCGTCGGGAACGAGGTTCTCACCTTCAACGACACTTCCTTGACTTCGAACCTCCTCCCAGCCATGCAGAGCGTGCACACCGCGCTCGTCAACCTCGCCCTCGACAAACAGATAACCGTCACCACCACGCACTCCCTAGCCGTGCTCCAAACCTCGTATCCTCCTTCGGCCGGAGCATTCCGTCCGGACCTGGCTCCGTGCCTGGCTCCCATCCTGAGCTTCCAAGTGAAAACCGGATCTCCCTTCCTCATCAACGCCTACCCTTACTTCGCCTACAAGGCCAACCCCAAACAGGTTCCCTTGGACTTCGTTCTCTTCCAACCCAACCAGGGGATGGTGGACCCCTCCAGTAACCTCCACTACGATAACATGCTATTCGCGCAGATCGACGCGGTCTATTCCGCGTTGGACTCTTTGGGCTACGGGAAGTTGCCGGTTCACATTTCGGAAACCGGCTGGCCTTCGAAGGGGGATGAAGACGAAGCCGGTGCGAACCTCGAGAACGCAAAGAAGTACAACGGGAATCTTATTAAGATGGCTATGAGTAACAGCAAGAAGGGAACACCGTCCAGGCCCAACTCCGATTTGAACATATACGTTTTCGCTCTGTTTAATGAGAACATGAAGCCCGGCCCAACTTCCGAGCGCAACTATGGGCTTTTTAAGCCCGATGGGACCCCTGCGTACCCCCTCGGCTTCTCTCTGGCTTCTACTCCAAACGACCCCGTCAATAACAGTACAAGTACTGGCACGTCGCCGCGGCCACCCACCTCCTCCACCGGATATTTGTCCATTTCCTCTGCTTCCTCTCTG GAGAGATGTTGTTTAGTAGGGGCTTCGTTATGGTTTTTGGTGACGGTCGTCATTTTGAAGTGTTGA